In Bacteroidia bacterium, a genomic segment contains:
- a CDS encoding ATP-binding protein — MLIERQITQCIRDFRRWFPVVYLGGPRQSGKTTLLRHLLPDLPYANLEDADARRRAEEDPRRFLNGFPAGAILDEAQRVPHLFNYLQGYVDEDKNRRFVLSGSQNFLLMESITQSLAGRVGILNLLPLSIFELETQQSSPRLEEFVWRGGFPGIHGERAVPPEIFFDSYIQTYLERDVRMLKNVGDISSFGNFMRLCAGRVGQPLNLNSLATDSGVAPNTAKAWISVLEASYLVFKLPPYFENFNKRLIKSPKLYFFDTGLLCNLLGITSPRQLEIHHNFGNIIENALIVELYKKRTNAGKRPWFWFWQDQKNNEIDLLIEEDLKLKAIEIKSSQTYNSRLTSGLKLWQKIAGSQPENQFLVYAGEMEAELEHGRLLPWRKGLALL; from the coding sequence ATGCTGATAGAACGACAAATAACACAATGTATTCGGGATTTTCGGAGATGGTTTCCAGTGGTTTATCTGGGGGGACCACGCCAAAGCGGGAAGACTACTCTGTTGCGTCATCTCCTGCCTGATTTACCTTATGCAAATTTGGAAGACGCTGATGCCCGCCGCAGGGCTGAGGAGGACCCTCGTCGATTTCTAAATGGTTTTCCTGCAGGTGCTATTTTGGATGAAGCGCAACGGGTACCTCATTTGTTTAATTACCTGCAAGGTTATGTAGATGAAGACAAAAACCGGCGTTTTGTTTTGTCCGGCTCTCAGAATTTTCTGCTTATGGAGAGCATCACACAATCACTTGCGGGCAGAGTTGGGATACTAAATCTGCTCCCACTTTCAATTTTCGAATTGGAAACCCAGCAATCTTCGCCCCGTTTGGAAGAATTTGTCTGGCGGGGCGGTTTTCCCGGGATACATGGTGAAAGAGCCGTGCCGCCTGAAATCTTTTTTGACAGTTATATCCAAACCTATCTTGAGCGGGATGTCCGGATGCTCAAAAATGTGGGTGATATATCTTCCTTCGGCAATTTTATGCGCCTGTGTGCAGGTCGGGTCGGACAGCCGCTCAACCTGAATTCTCTAGCTACAGATTCGGGAGTAGCTCCCAATACTGCCAAAGCATGGATTTCCGTGCTGGAGGCATCATATCTTGTTTTCAAGCTACCACCCTATTTTGAGAACTTTAACAAACGCCTGATTAAGTCTCCCAAGCTGTATTTTTTTGATACGGGTTTGCTCTGCAACCTCCTCGGCATTACCTCTCCCCGTCAGTTGGAAATACACCACAATTTTGGGAATATTATCGAAAATGCCCTCATTGTTGAATTATATAAAAAACGGACTAACGCTGGCAAACGCCCATGGTTCTGGTTTTGGCAGGATCAGAAAAATAATGAAATTGATCTGTTAATCGAAGAAGACCTGAAGCTAAAGGCCATTGAAATCAAATCCAGCCAGACCTACAACTCCCGCCTCACGTCGGGGTTAAAGCTTTGGCAAAAAATAGCAGGCAGCCAGCCGGAAAACCAGTTTCTGGTTTATGCCGGAGAGATGGAGGCCGAACTGGAGCACGGGCGCCTCCTGCCCTGGCGAAAAGGACTGGCGTTGTTGTAA
- a CDS encoding AAA family ATPase — MSELQTTDIKALNEKIKEKSAFIDLLNIEVRKAIVGQSYMIERLLLGLLSGGHILLEGVPGLAKTLAIKTLATAVDAKFSRVQFTPDLLPADVVGTMIYNQKTLEFTVKKGPVFANFVLADEINRSPAKVQSALLEAMQEKQVTIGESTFSIERPFLVLATQNPIEQEGTYPLPEAQVDRFMLKCVIDYPSKEEERLIMRQNVNQESYSIRPVVSLSDILDAQKAVREVYMDEKIEQYILDIVFATRTPADYNLKQLSPLMNYGGSPRASINLALAAKAFAFVKHRGYVIPEDVRAICSDVLRHRIGLTYEAEAENVTTEQIITRILDVVEVP, encoded by the coding sequence ATGAGTGAATTACAAACCACGGATATCAAAGCGCTCAACGAGAAGATCAAAGAGAAAAGTGCATTCATAGACTTGCTCAACATTGAGGTGCGCAAAGCCATCGTAGGGCAAAGTTATATGATTGAACGTCTCCTTTTGGGACTTCTCTCCGGCGGGCACATCCTGCTTGAAGGTGTCCCCGGACTGGCCAAAACACTGGCTATCAAAACTTTGGCCACCGCAGTTGATGCCAAATTCAGTCGTGTGCAGTTTACCCCTGACCTCCTGCCTGCCGACGTTGTCGGTACGATGATCTACAACCAGAAAACGCTGGAATTTACCGTAAAAAAAGGGCCTGTCTTCGCCAATTTTGTACTGGCTGATGAGATCAACCGATCTCCCGCCAAAGTGCAAAGTGCCCTCCTCGAAGCCATGCAGGAAAAGCAGGTAACCATCGGTGAAAGTACTTTCAGCATAGAAAGACCCTTTCTCGTTCTGGCTACCCAAAACCCGATTGAACAGGAAGGTACTTATCCCCTCCCTGAAGCACAGGTGGATCGCTTTATGCTGAAATGCGTCATTGACTACCCCTCCAAGGAAGAGGAAAGACTCATCATGCGGCAAAATGTAAATCAGGAATCCTACTCCATTCGCCCCGTTGTAAGTCTCTCGGATATCCTTGATGCGCAAAAAGCTGTCAGGGAAGTGTACATGGATGAAAAAATCGAACAGTATATCCTCGATATTGTATTTGCAACCCGTACACCGGCAGACTATAACCTCAAACAACTCAGCCCGTTGATGAACTACGGCGGCTCTCCGAGGGCTTCGATCAATCTCGCCCTTGCAGCTAAAGCCTTTGCTTTTGTCAAACACAGAGGTTATGTCATTCCGGAAGACGTAAGGGCCATCTGCTCAGATGTTCTCAGACACCGTATCGGACTGACCTATGAAGCCGAAGCAGAAAATGTTACCACTGAACAAATCATTACCCGTATCCTCGATGTAGTGGAAGTGCCCTAA
- a CDS encoding alpha/beta hydrolase, whose amino-acid sequence MTRKKISLLILLSTALFLFGSLLIPKKYPVPVFEEREGTQYWELSTGSHIGYIKIEAEGPNRKSPVIYLHGGPGGMITDAVIETLKPLAKQGHDLYFYDQAGSGHSARLADIGEYSVKRHQTDLKEIVSRITEKKVILIGHSWGAVLAINYLQDFDSTVEKIILSGPGHILPVNQDLVGEISPDSLSLREPAYSNAEANKKAYNWRSKFILLWAHLFHSKLASDKEADNFFTYLNQKLSKSTDCEIREHQAIGGGGYYSHVMTVNSFRNVENKRERLKQLTTPVLILRGQCDNQKWGFTKEYLDLFPHSQLKVIEDAGHDIISRKGMAYFTLIRDFIE is encoded by the coding sequence ATGACCAGAAAAAAAATTTCCCTTTTAATCCTACTTTCCACCGCACTGTTTCTTTTCGGATCCCTGCTTATCCCGAAAAAATACCCGGTACCTGTTTTTGAAGAAAGGGAAGGGACACAATATTGGGAATTATCCACCGGCTCTCACATCGGGTATATAAAAATTGAGGCAGAGGGGCCCAACCGCAAAAGTCCGGTAATATACCTGCACGGTGGCCCGGGAGGAATGATCACAGACGCAGTAATCGAAACCTTAAAACCGCTGGCAAAACAAGGTCATGACCTGTATTTCTACGATCAGGCAGGCAGCGGCCATTCCGCCAGATTAGCGGATATAGGTGAATATTCCGTAAAAAGACATCAAACCGACTTAAAGGAGATCGTCTCCAGGATAACGGAAAAAAAAGTCATCCTGATTGGGCATTCGTGGGGAGCCGTGTTAGCTATCAATTATCTTCAGGACTTCGATTCAACAGTGGAAAAAATAATTTTATCCGGACCGGGACACATACTGCCCGTCAATCAGGATTTGGTCGGGGAAATTAGTCCTGACAGTTTATCTCTCAGAGAACCCGCATATTCCAATGCCGAAGCAAATAAAAAAGCCTATAACTGGCGAAGTAAATTCATTTTATTGTGGGCCCATCTCTTTCATTCAAAATTAGCTTCAGATAAGGAAGCAGATAATTTTTTCACCTACCTCAACCAGAAGCTCAGCAAGTCCACAGACTGTGAAATTCGCGAGCATCAGGCGATAGGCGGCGGCGGCTATTACAGTCATGTCATGACCGTAAATAGCTTCCGGAATGTTGAAAACAAAAGAGAACGGTTGAAGCAACTAACCACACCTGTACTCATATTACGAGGACAATGCGACAATCAGAAATGGGGATTCACCAAAGAATATTTAGACCTGTTTCCACATTCACAACTGAAAGTAATAGAAGATGCGGGACACGATATTATCAGCAGGAAAGGAATGGCGTATTTTACCCTGATCAGGGATTTTATTGAATAG
- the pnp gene encoding polyribonucleotide nucleotidyltransferase produces MNVTRKSTTLPDGREISIETGALAKQADGAVILRCGETMLLATVVARREINPETDFLPLSVDYMEKFSASGRFPGGFFKRDGRMGENEILTSRLIDRALRPLFPDDYHGDTQVMVELLSSDSKEQPDALACVAASAALCVSDIPFADPVSEVRVARKNGEFIINPTFQEMEDCDLDLMVAATDDSINMVEGEMKEVSESVMLEALKFAHDVIRSLNGIQKELREAVGKPTREYETLPENKELYADIRAHIESTVLEVAEGGFGKEERAEKLKKVKDSMVESLKEKYAELPYLDTYLKLYFKDIQKDIVRSTIVKKGLRLDGRKPDQIRPIWIETSYLPRTHGSAVFTRGETQSLCTVTLGTKLDEQTIDTATFRGSKKFMLQYVFPGFSTGEVKPNRGPARREIGHGNLAERALKPMIPTDIPYTIRVVSNILESNGSSSMASVCGGTLALMDAGIEITRPVSGIAMGLITTEDGFAVLSDILGDEDFLGDMDFKVTGTAEGLTACQMDIKIRGLSYEIIEKALEQSKGGRMHILGEMLKALPETRPEMSRFAPRFFTMEVPHEFFGTVIGPGGKIIQEIQRTSGTTINLEEGENAIGTATISADNADSIEAAVRQIRALIMVPTVGEVFKAKVKTIMDYGAFVEFLPGKEGLLHISEISHERLNSMEGLFKVGDEIDIKLVGVDKKSGKFRLSHKALLPGGPENGDEDGGGYDRDRGGDRRPPRNDRDRPRNDRDRNQNRRRD; encoded by the coding sequence ATGAATGTAACCAGGAAATCCACTACACTCCCAGACGGGAGAGAGATTTCGATTGAAACCGGAGCATTAGCCAAACAGGCAGATGGTGCGGTTATTTTGCGTTGTGGGGAAACCATGCTACTTGCTACTGTTGTCGCGCGCAGAGAGATCAACCCTGAGACCGACTTCCTTCCGTTGTCTGTCGATTATATGGAAAAATTTTCCGCCTCGGGTCGTTTCCCGGGTGGCTTCTTTAAGCGTGACGGAAGGATGGGCGAAAACGAAATCCTGACTTCCCGGCTGATAGACCGGGCGTTAAGACCGCTTTTCCCCGATGATTATCATGGCGATACGCAGGTAATGGTGGAGTTACTTTCATCTGATTCCAAAGAACAGCCGGATGCACTGGCTTGCGTGGCGGCTTCTGCTGCGCTTTGTGTCTCTGATATTCCTTTCGCTGACCCGGTAAGTGAAGTACGTGTAGCCAGAAAAAATGGTGAGTTTATCATCAATCCTACCTTCCAGGAAATGGAAGACTGTGATCTGGATCTCATGGTTGCCGCTACGGATGATTCCATCAATATGGTGGAAGGCGAAATGAAAGAAGTCAGCGAATCGGTTATGCTCGAGGCTTTGAAATTTGCCCATGACGTGATCCGCTCGCTCAATGGTATTCAGAAGGAACTTCGTGAAGCAGTCGGTAAACCGACCCGCGAATACGAAACCCTGCCTGAAAACAAAGAACTCTACGCTGATATCAGGGCACACATCGAATCGACCGTTCTGGAAGTCGCTGAAGGGGGATTTGGTAAAGAAGAACGTGCCGAAAAACTGAAGAAAGTGAAAGATTCCATGGTGGAATCTTTGAAAGAAAAATATGCCGAGCTGCCTTACCTCGATACCTACCTGAAACTCTACTTTAAAGATATTCAGAAGGATATCGTGCGCAGCACCATTGTAAAAAAAGGTCTTCGTCTTGATGGGAGAAAACCTGATCAGATTCGTCCGATCTGGATTGAAACGAGCTATCTGCCCCGTACTCACGGCTCTGCAGTATTCACCCGTGGTGAAACGCAGTCTCTTTGTACCGTTACACTGGGTACCAAACTCGACGAACAAACCATCGATACCGCCACTTTCCGGGGCTCCAAGAAGTTTATGCTTCAGTATGTATTCCCCGGTTTTTCAACGGGTGAAGTAAAACCCAACCGCGGACCTGCCCGCCGCGAAATTGGCCACGGTAATCTCGCCGAAAGAGCGTTGAAACCGATGATTCCTACGGATATTCCCTACACCATCCGGGTTGTTTCCAATATCCTTGAATCCAATGGCTCGAGTTCGATGGCTTCCGTTTGCGGGGGTACACTCGCACTGATGGACGCAGGTATTGAGATTACCCGCCCCGTTTCGGGTATCGCCATGGGACTCATCACTACAGAAGATGGTTTTGCCGTTCTGTCGGATATCCTGGGTGATGAAGATTTCCTTGGAGACATGGACTTCAAAGTTACCGGAACAGCTGAAGGTCTTACTGCTTGTCAGATGGACATCAAAATCCGCGGCCTTTCCTACGAAATCATTGAAAAAGCGCTCGAACAATCCAAAGGCGGGCGTATGCATATCCTCGGAGAAATGCTTAAAGCACTTCCCGAAACCCGTCCAGAAATGTCCAGGTTTGCTCCCCGGTTCTTTACGATGGAAGTTCCTCACGAATTCTTTGGAACAGTCATTGGTCCCGGTGGAAAAATCATTCAGGAAATCCAGCGTACCTCTGGTACTACCATTAATCTCGAAGAAGGCGAAAATGCCATCGGTACCGCGACAATTTCTGCCGATAATGCAGATAGCATCGAAGCGGCTGTTCGCCAGATCCGCGCGCTGATTATGGTTCCGACCGTTGGTGAGGTGTTTAAAGCGAAAGTGAAAACCATTATGGATTATGGCGCTTTTGTCGAATTCCTCCCTGGAAAAGAAGGACTGCTTCATATCTCTGAAATCTCCCACGAAAGACTCAACTCTATGGAAGGTCTTTTCAAAGTAGGCGATGAAATTGATATCAAACTGGTTGGTGTGGACAAAAAATCCGGCAAATTCAGGCTGAGCCATAAGGCACTCCTTCCCGGAGGCCCTGAAAACGGAGACGAAGATGGCGGTGGATACGACAGAGACCGCGGTGGCGACCGTCGTCCTCCCCGCAATGACCGCGACCGCCCCAGAAACGACCGCGACCGGAACCAAAACCGTCGCAGAGACTAG
- a CDS encoding SBBP repeat-containing protein: MKNILILSALVGVFIQLHAQNLAWVKQIGGVSIDRALAVTTDASGMLYVTGQFDATVDFDPGPDTLLYTATSGGEAFLLKMDPAGNLEKVLTYGSASGGHTVVGANIALDASGNIVTAGYFGGSNVDFDPDPAVTYKLSYLNSGNNVYVQKLDSSGALLWAVRWAYGFEAGANNMAEEGPSMVLDASGNVLTTGRFLGTKDFDPSETGVYNLPGGAYDGYISKLNTDGEFVWAKQIATDTIPGSRVWPKSISLDGAGNIFIAGMLKGGVDFDPDSVATHLITSETQVGFVLKLNAEGEFLWVKTIGNNDYPLFDYHIANAIFADASGNSYVTGSFMRTTAFDNIRLTSAGSSDIFVAKLDPSGNFIWAKQMGSFYDTEAGSCIKLDASGDVFVTGYFRGSPDFNPGPGTSILSTNGSLDVFLLKLTPYGEFIWAKNFGGSSSNSWENIQDFTVDGKSIYSVGRFQNVVNFDPNGVYNLTPAKSDIFIQKLYQGALRISGLTNDLGAMVFPNPTSDQFVVNVPAPITPDTYLTLMDTQGKVIQKTRLFDVETPIDVTALPGGMYIVDIRKDSKRTIQKLMVR, encoded by the coding sequence ATGAAAAATATATTAATTCTCAGTGCACTCGTAGGTGTATTCATACAATTGCACGCCCAAAATCTTGCCTGGGTAAAACAAATCGGCGGAGTATCTATTGACCGCGCCCTGGCTGTGACTACCGATGCTTCGGGCATGTTATATGTCACCGGACAGTTTGATGCTACGGTGGATTTTGATCCCGGTCCCGATACCCTGCTTTATACTGCGACCAGTGGGGGTGAGGCATTTTTGCTGAAAATGGATCCCGCAGGTAATCTGGAAAAGGTACTGACTTACGGGTCAGCTTCTGGAGGGCATACTGTGGTCGGTGCTAATATTGCGCTGGATGCTTCAGGTAATATTGTTACAGCAGGTTATTTTGGCGGGAGTAATGTGGATTTTGACCCCGATCCTGCGGTAACCTATAAATTGAGTTATCTCAATAGCGGGAATAATGTTTATGTACAGAAACTCGATTCTTCCGGTGCGCTTTTGTGGGCGGTAAGATGGGCGTATGGTTTTGAAGCTGGCGCAAATAATATGGCTGAAGAGGGCCCTTCTATGGTACTCGATGCCAGTGGCAACGTGCTGACAACCGGTCGTTTTTTGGGTACCAAAGACTTTGACCCGAGCGAAACAGGTGTTTATAACCTGCCGGGAGGGGCATATGATGGTTATATTTCCAAACTTAATACAGACGGTGAGTTTGTCTGGGCCAAACAAATTGCCACAGATACCATACCCGGATCGAGGGTTTGGCCCAAGTCTATATCCCTCGATGGAGCCGGTAATATCTTTATTGCAGGAATGCTTAAAGGAGGTGTTGACTTTGACCCTGACTCTGTGGCCACCCATTTAATTACCTCAGAAACGCAGGTGGGATTTGTGTTAAAGCTAAATGCAGAAGGTGAATTTTTGTGGGTGAAAACGATTGGGAATAATGACTACCCTTTATTTGACTATCATATAGCAAATGCAATCTTTGCCGATGCCAGCGGAAACTCCTATGTTACCGGTAGTTTTATGCGAACCACCGCTTTTGACAATATCCGCCTGACTTCGGCTGGCAGTTCGGATATATTTGTGGCCAAACTTGATCCTTCGGGCAATTTTATCTGGGCAAAACAAATGGGTTCTTTTTACGACACCGAAGCAGGTAGCTGTATCAAACTGGATGCTTCGGGTGATGTGTTTGTAACGGGGTATTTCAGAGGGAGCCCCGATTTTAATCCTGGTCCCGGTACTTCGATATTGTCAACCAACGGTAGCCTTGATGTGTTTTTGCTTAAATTGACCCCATACGGAGAATTTATCTGGGCCAAAAATTTTGGTGGATCCTCATCCAACTCATGGGAAAATATTCAGGATTTTACGGTGGACGGGAAATCCATTTATTCCGTAGGAAGGTTTCAGAATGTGGTCAATTTTGATCCGAATGGGGTCTATAATTTAACGCCTGCCAAGTCTGATATTTTTATTCAGAAGCTGTATCAGGGCGCGCTGCGGATTTCCGGGCTGACCAATGATCTGGGGGCAATGGTTTTTCCCAATCCAACCTCTGATCAGTTTGTGGTAAACGTACCCGCGCCGATCACCCCCGATACCTATCTCACCCTCATGGATACGCAGGGCAAAGTGATACAAAAGACCCGGCTTTTCGACGTGGAAACCCCCATAGACGTTACCGCGCTTCCCGGCGGAATGTATATTGTGGATATCCGGAAGGATTCGAAGCGCACCATTCAGAAGCTGATGGTTCGATAG
- the rpsO gene encoding 30S ribosomal protein S15, with translation MYLYQELKQEIFKKYSHSQTEKDTGSPEAQIALFTYRIQHLTEHLKVNKKDNSTRMGLQRLVGKRRRQLDYLKASDIERYRAVIKELGIRK, from the coding sequence ATGTATTTATATCAAGAATTGAAGCAGGAGATTTTTAAGAAATACAGCCACAGTCAAACAGAAAAAGACACGGGCTCTCCTGAAGCACAGATCGCGTTGTTTACTTATAGAATACAACACCTTACTGAGCATTTAAAAGTAAATAAGAAGGATAATTCTACCCGGATGGGCCTCCAGAGACTGGTAGGTAAGCGCCGGAGACAGTTGGATTACCTCAAAGCTTCCGACATCGAAAGATATCGGGCAGTGATCAAAGAATTGGGAATTCGGAAGTAA
- a CDS encoding ATP-binding protein, whose product MLLRHRQWFPVIYLGGPRQSGKTTLLRRLFPDLPYANLENPESQLTAVDDPQKFLGRFPHGGILDEAQRVPHLFSYLQGIVDEDKTKQFFLSCSQNFLLMESITQSLAGRVGILNLYPFSYVERQQTGEQTLKEFLFKGGFPALYERNTPHNIFFNNYIKTYLERDVRTLKNVGSLTEFARFLKLCAGRVGQPLNMSALATDAGISVNTVKSWLSVLEASYFLFFLHPYHVNFNKRITKAPKIYFFDTGVLCFLLGLTSEDQLENYHFAGNIFENAIISELYKKRTNYARQPVFWFWQDQHGNEIDLLIEEDLKLKAIEIKSSQTYNSRLTSGLKLWQKIAGSQPENQFLVYAGEMEAELEHGRLLPWRKGLALL is encoded by the coding sequence ATGCTGCTTCGCCACCGGCAATGGTTTCCTGTAATTTACCTGGGCGGCCCGCGTCAATCTGGCAAAACGACTTTGCTGCGAAGGCTCTTTCCCGATCTCCCTTACGCAAATCTGGAGAACCCCGAAAGTCAGCTTACTGCAGTAGATGATCCGCAAAAATTTCTTGGCAGGTTTCCTCATGGCGGTATTTTAGATGAGGCACAGCGGGTTCCTCACCTGTTTTCTTATCTTCAGGGTATCGTAGATGAAGACAAAACGAAACAATTTTTTTTATCATGTTCACAGAATTTTTTACTGATGGAAAGTATTACCCAGTCTCTTGCCGGACGGGTAGGCATTCTGAATTTGTATCCGTTTTCCTACGTGGAGCGCCAGCAAACAGGGGAACAAACGTTGAAAGAATTTCTTTTCAAAGGAGGATTTCCTGCACTGTATGAAAGGAATACCCCTCACAATATTTTTTTCAACAATTATATTAAAACCTATCTGGAGCGCGATGTTCGCACCCTGAAAAACGTTGGCAGCTTAACGGAATTTGCCCGATTTTTAAAGCTTTGTGCAGGTCGGGTAGGGCAGCCGCTCAATATGTCTGCACTTGCAACGGATGCAGGCATTTCTGTCAATACTGTCAAATCCTGGCTTTCGGTGCTGGAAGCTTCCTATTTCCTGTTTTTCCTGCATCCCTATCATGTCAATTTTAATAAACGCATCACAAAAGCGCCTAAAATTTACTTTTTCGATACCGGGGTGCTTTGTTTTCTGCTGGGTCTTACTTCGGAAGATCAACTGGAAAACTACCATTTTGCGGGAAATATATTTGAAAACGCCATTATCTCAGAATTGTACAAAAAACGAACAAATTATGCCAGACAGCCTGTATTTTGGTTCTGGCAGGATCAGCACGGCAATGAAATTGATCTGTTAATCGAAGAAGATCTGAAGCTGAAGGCCATTGAAATCAAATCCAGCCAGACCTACAACTCCCGCCTCACGTCGGGGTTAAAGCTCTGGCAAAAAATAGCAGGCAGCCAGCCGGAAAACCAGTTTCTGGTTTATGCCGGAGAGATGGAGGCCGAGTTGGAACACGGACGCCTCCTGCCCTGGCGAAAAGGACTGGCGTTGTTGTAA